A genomic window from Treponema maltophilum ATCC 51939 includes:
- a CDS encoding MBL fold metallo-hydrolase, whose protein sequence is MIDSSEVHGIVLYEDDEHKFIWLGSESKYREGAVQTMQYLIIDRGRGVLLDPGGVHLFSRVVTAVSRFISVDKIDTIFFSHQDPDVSSGIALWLGITKAKVYISDLWVRFLPHFGIVDTARVVGIPDKGMDIALPSGSRMMCVPSHFMHSPGQFGLFDERSGILFTGDIGAAVFDESNETAFVGNFNDHIPLIKGFHARYMAANKIVRRWAEQVRRLNPRMLAPQHGAIYKDENVHNFLNWLSELQCGIDLIDTLF, encoded by the coding sequence ATGATTGATTCGAGCGAAGTTCACGGTATTGTTTTGTATGAAGACGATGAGCACAAGTTTATTTGGCTCGGTTCGGAAAGCAAATACCGCGAAGGCGCGGTACAAACGATGCAGTACCTTATTATCGACCGGGGCAGGGGCGTTCTGCTCGATCCGGGCGGCGTGCATCTTTTTTCGCGCGTCGTAACCGCGGTCAGCCGTTTTATATCGGTGGACAAAATCGATACCATCTTTTTTTCGCATCAGGATCCGGATGTGTCTTCAGGTATTGCGTTGTGGCTCGGCATTACCAAGGCAAAGGTATATATTTCCGATTTGTGGGTGCGCTTTTTGCCTCACTTCGGCATAGTCGATACCGCCCGTGTGGTCGGTATTCCCGATAAGGGAATGGATATTGCCCTTCCGTCCGGTTCGCGTATGATGTGCGTGCCTTCGCATTTTATGCATTCGCCCGGACAATTCGGCTTATTCGACGAACGCTCCGGTATTTTGTTTACGGGAGATATCGGAGCCGCGGTCTTCGACGAATCGAACGAAACGGCCTTTGTCGGCAACTTTAACGACCACATTCCGCTCATTAAGGGTTTTCACGCGCGCTATATGGCGGCAAACAAAATCGTGCGCCGCTGGGCCGAACAGGTTCGCCGCTTAAATCCGCGCATGCTTGCCCCTCAGCACGGCGCCATTTACAAGGACGAAAACGTACACAATTTTCTAAACTGGCTGAGCGAACTGCAGTGCGGCATAGACCTTATCGATACTCTTTTTTGA
- a CDS encoding HEAT repeat domain-containing protein, producing the protein MNVRRLILCALCAALCVHLFSAETKAEKAKNRESEAPAVEVPDEKSQSEKRKDILRYGLDNEVVGLIETLIKEKDGEFLPLLADMFASAKSTALKDKIIDCCAEFEYGGLKDAALAVLEDPYDEKKSTVSAFIRYAEKIKLSEAAPFLRSIIEKDDTDFFNGAVSALGSIGSEEDASFLADRFESEDLTVAQKQNIVKALGKLKADRTFDALAAMARNEDENAFVRMYAAEAIGTIRSDEAADILIDLFDSTDPNLRQYVVKGLARNTSEKARAVLLAALKDNHYKVRLEAVDAVRDQRLAAACPSLLYRAQNDAEAVVKYACFDALASLNDKAGVDYMISLLEDSRKGDTLKVKVASSLLKYDIDSGVRSVIALAEKTLADDKKKQLRYALGKEFALHENAGFESICEAYLKSADVATRGTGLDIYKKNRFANLTSLVRSIAEEDKAASLKAKAKALIAD; encoded by the coding sequence ATGAACGTCCGCCGCCTTATTTTGTGCGCCCTGTGCGCCGCCTTGTGCGTGCATCTTTTTTCGGCCGAGACGAAGGCCGAAAAGGCGAAGAATCGGGAAAGCGAAGCCCCTGCGGTCGAAGTTCCCGACGAAAAAAGCCAAAGCGAAAAACGCAAAGATATTTTGCGTTACGGGCTTGATAACGAAGTGGTCGGCCTTATCGAAACGCTCATAAAAGAAAAAGACGGCGAGTTTTTGCCCTTGCTTGCCGACATGTTCGCTTCGGCAAAAAGCACGGCGCTCAAAGATAAGATAATCGACTGCTGTGCCGAATTCGAATACGGCGGATTAAAGGACGCCGCCCTTGCCGTGCTCGAAGACCCTTACGACGAAAAAAAATCGACGGTAAGCGCGTTTATCCGCTATGCCGAAAAAATCAAACTGAGCGAAGCGGCGCCCTTTTTGCGCTCGATTATCGAAAAGGACGATACCGACTTTTTTAACGGTGCGGTAAGCGCTCTCGGAAGCATCGGTTCGGAAGAAGATGCGTCCTTCCTTGCCGACCGCTTCGAAAGCGAAGATTTAACCGTCGCCCAAAAGCAAAACATCGTTAAAGCGCTCGGAAAGCTGAAAGCCGACCGCACCTTCGACGCTTTGGCCGCAATGGCCCGTAACGAAGATGAAAACGCCTTTGTGCGCATGTATGCGGCCGAAGCCATCGGCACTATCCGCAGCGACGAAGCCGCCGATATCTTAATCGATCTGTTCGATTCGACCGACCCGAACTTGCGCCAATACGTCGTTAAAGGTCTTGCGCGCAACACCTCCGAAAAAGCGCGCGCGGTTCTTTTGGCCGCGTTAAAAGACAATCACTATAAGGTGCGTTTGGAAGCCGTCGATGCCGTGCGCGATCAGCGCCTTGCAGCGGCTTGTCCCTCGCTTTTGTACCGCGCGCAAAACGATGCCGAAGCGGTTGTAAAATACGCGTGCTTTGACGCCTTGGCGTCCCTTAACGATAAGGCGGGCGTCGATTATATGATTTCGCTTTTGGAAGATTCCCGAAAGGGCGATACGCTTAAAGTGAAGGTCGCTTCGTCATTACTCAAATACGATATCGATTCGGGCGTTCGCTCCGTCATCGCGCTGGCCGAAAAGACGCTTGCCGACGACAAAAAAAAGCAACTGCGCTACGCGCTCGGCAAAGAATTCGCTTTGCACGAAAACGCAGGTTTCGAATCGATTTGCGAAGCCTATCTGAAAAGCGCCGATGTCGCAACGCGCGGTACCGGTTTGGATATATACAAAAAGAACCGCTTTGCAAACCTTACTTCTTTAGTGCGCAGCATTGCCGAAGAGGACAAGGCCGCATCCCTTAAAGCAAAGGCAAAAGCCCTCATCGCGGATTAG
- the tgt gene encoding tRNA guanosine(34) transglycosylase Tgt, which yields MKEIFTCTHNDEHSRARCGFLELPHGTVQTPVFMPVGTNASVKGVTKEDLEEIGFEIILANTYHLYLRPGADILEQAGGLHGFSGWEKNFLTDSGGFQVFSLAPFRKITAEGVRFQSHIDGSKHFLTPEIVVDIQARFASDIQMQLDVCTGYGISEKKALEALRITEDWAKRAFKQSERWRDTGYKGSLFPIVQGNFFKDLRAQSAEFVASLNSAGIAIGGLSVGEPFDVYEEFLSYTASLLPREKPRYVMGIGTPEYILAAVANGIDMFDCVLPTRNGRNGSFFTKDGLIAIKKAQYAADFSPIDPECTCKICKNYSRAYLHHLYKNGEIASSMFGSYHNLAFLYNMMVEVRAAINENRFADYRRTFLQRYGGNR from the coding sequence ATGAAAGAGATTTTTACCTGCACTCATAACGACGAACATTCGCGGGCCCGGTGCGGCTTTTTGGAACTTCCGCACGGAACGGTACAAACGCCCGTGTTTATGCCCGTCGGCACGAATGCATCGGTAAAAGGCGTTACCAAAGAGGATTTGGAAGAAATCGGTTTTGAAATCATATTGGCGAACACTTACCACTTGTATTTGCGGCCCGGCGCCGACATCTTGGAACAGGCCGGCGGCTTGCACGGATTTTCAGGCTGGGAAAAAAACTTTTTAACCGATTCGGGCGGCTTTCAAGTGTTTTCGCTTGCGCCCTTCCGCAAAATCACCGCCGAGGGCGTGCGTTTTCAAAGCCACATAGACGGCTCAAAGCATTTTTTAACGCCCGAAATCGTCGTCGACATTCAAGCGCGCTTTGCAAGCGATATTCAAATGCAGCTTGATGTGTGCACGGGCTACGGCATAAGCGAAAAAAAGGCGCTTGAAGCCCTGCGTATTACCGAAGATTGGGCAAAACGCGCTTTTAAACAGAGCGAACGGTGGCGCGATACGGGCTATAAGGGCAGTCTTTTTCCCATTGTGCAGGGCAATTTTTTCAAAGACTTGCGCGCTCAAAGCGCCGAATTTGTTGCCTCCCTTAATTCCGCCGGCATTGCGATAGGCGGCCTTTCGGTCGGAGAACCCTTCGACGTGTACGAAGAATTTTTAAGCTATACGGCTTCTCTTTTGCCGCGCGAAAAACCCCGCTACGTTATGGGAATCGGTACGCCCGAATACATATTGGCGGCGGTTGCAAACGGCATAGATATGTTCGACTGCGTGCTTCCGACCCGCAACGGCCGCAACGGCTCGTTTTTTACGAAAGACGGCCTCATAGCGATTAAAAAAGCCCAATATGCCGCCGACTTTTCGCCCATAGATCCGGAATGCACGTGCAAAATCTGCAAAAATTATTCGCGCGCCTATCTTCATCACTTGTATAAAAACGGCGAAATCGCTTCTTCGATGTTCGGCAGCTATCATAATCTTGCATTTTTGTATAATATGATGGTCGAAGTCCGTGCGGCAATCAACGAAAACCGCTTTGCCGATTACCGCCGCACATTTTTACAGCGTTACGGAGGAAACCGATGA
- a CDS encoding LptF/LptG family permease, which translates to MILVRYVMKRFIPVFAGALAFFCFVLLLVDLLANLWQYLLEGASLGLIVRISLLYIPKAVSFSIPLAVLFGAAFTLSSLYASNELTVIFASGVSLLRFTLPLLIFSLLLSAAFFFFEDAVVVPFYRQKGDLQKKALNRPVSYDNDRIVAFGEGGSLVYRADYYDDEQKRLYNLMIFVRKEDKTLDRIISAESALWNGEQWIFSGAATYVNIDGAIVFSEGSDFTCRELPDTFRNISISVEEVSVAQAREYIAKLQRTGLPHAKESSLYHKKFAFPLITFIAVFLSVGLAGKSRKNVLLISLVSCVSAAVAFYVTQMITMLCAEFGYISPFAGAWIPVFLFTGISVALLRFART; encoded by the coding sequence ATGATTTTAGTGCGGTATGTGATGAAAAGATTTATTCCCGTGTTTGCAGGCGCTTTGGCGTTTTTTTGCTTTGTTCTGCTGCTCGTCGATTTGCTTGCCAATTTGTGGCAGTATTTGCTTGAAGGCGCATCCTTGGGCCTTATCGTGCGCATTTCGCTTTTGTATATTCCGAAAGCCGTTTCGTTTTCCATCCCGCTTGCAGTGCTGTTCGGTGCGGCCTTTACGCTCAGCTCGCTGTATGCGTCGAACGAACTGACCGTCATCTTTGCTTCAGGCGTTTCGCTTTTGCGCTTTACGCTGCCGCTTTTGATTTTTTCGCTTTTGCTCAGCGCCGCGTTTTTCTTTTTTGAAGACGCCGTCGTCGTTCCCTTTTACCGGCAAAAAGGCGACTTGCAAAAAAAAGCGCTTAACCGGCCCGTTTCCTACGACAACGACCGCATTGTCGCCTTCGGCGAAGGCGGTTCGCTTGTATACCGCGCCGATTATTACGACGACGAACAAAAGCGCTTGTACAACCTTATGATTTTTGTTCGCAAGGAAGACAAAACGCTCGACCGTATTATATCGGCCGAAAGCGCGCTTTGGAACGGCGAACAATGGATTTTTTCCGGCGCGGCAACCTATGTGAACATCGACGGCGCAATCGTTTTTTCCGAAGGCAGCGATTTTACGTGCCGCGAACTTCCCGACACCTTCCGCAATATTTCGATTTCGGTTGAAGAAGTGAGCGTTGCCCAAGCGCGTGAATACATCGCCAAACTGCAGCGCACCGGACTTCCCCATGCGAAGGAAAGTTCGCTGTACCATAAAAAATTCGCCTTTCCGCTCATTACGTTTATAGCCGTGTTTTTATCGGTCGGTTTGGCGGGAAAATCGCGCAAAAACGTACTGCTTATCAGCCTCGTTTCGTGCGTGAGCGCGGCGGTTGCTTTTTACGTTACGCAGATGATTACGATGCTGTGCGCCGAATTCGGCTATATATCGCCCTTTGCCGGCGCGTGGATTCCCGTGTTTTTGTTTACGGGAATCAGCGTTGCATTGCTGCGGTTCGCGCGCACCTAG
- a CDS encoding LptF/LptG family permease, with translation MRLRPWRMKAVLLRYLFRELIVYFVVAFLFFFLIFFVNHILLNAADILEKRVPVDKVALFIFYALPFVIAQSAPFATLVGFLMCIGRIVSDKEFLIMRSCGCSPFFFLLPVAVGGLLISIFSFLVNDYLLPLGTISYNKLYLSIVVSNPAVELEPHSIKRTQNSTLVIGDVSGKHVSDLLLFDTDSQGQQRVVVCSGADISPHKDEAVIMQLDMQNALVVFFNGTQRNSYDYLHSSHAVLNIFSSSFLPSFGMINPQEMTSHDLKLKLKEMDSSASGVSASTRNSYRIEYYRKFALPFGSLFFAFLAFPLAALFARRNGQTVGLIIGVIIAVLYWALMILGQQFGFRNGLNGFWAMWLPNILVAAFALVFFVRLVRE, from the coding sequence ATGAGATTGCGGCCTTGGCGCATGAAAGCGGTACTGCTTCGCTATCTGTTCCGCGAATTGATTGTCTATTTTGTCGTCGCTTTTTTGTTTTTCTTTTTAATTTTTTTCGTCAATCACATACTTTTAAATGCGGCCGACATACTTGAAAAGCGCGTTCCCGTGGATAAGGTTGCCCTGTTTATTTTTTACGCGCTACCCTTTGTGATTGCGCAGTCGGCTCCTTTTGCGACCCTGGTCGGCTTTTTGATGTGTATCGGGCGCATTGTTAGCGACAAAGAGTTTTTGATCATGCGCTCGTGCGGCTGTTCGCCCTTCTTTTTTTTGCTGCCCGTTGCCGTAGGCGGCTTGTTGATTTCGATCTTTTCGTTTTTGGTCAACGATTATTTGCTGCCGCTGGGTACGATTTCATACAACAAGCTGTATCTGTCCATCGTCGTGTCGAATCCGGCCGTGGAATTGGAACCGCACTCGATAAAGCGTACGCAAAATTCAACTCTTGTTATCGGAGACGTGTCCGGCAAGCACGTATCGGATTTGCTGCTGTTCGATACGGACTCTCAGGGGCAGCAGCGCGTCGTCGTCTGTTCGGGTGCGGATATTTCGCCGCATAAAGACGAAGCGGTTATTATGCAGTTGGATATGCAAAACGCCCTTGTCGTTTTTTTTAACGGCACGCAGCGCAATTCCTACGATTACCTTCATTCGAGCCATGCGGTTTTAAATATCTTTTCGTCTTCGTTTTTGCCCAGCTTCGGTATGATAAATCCGCAGGAAATGACTTCCCACGATTTAAAGCTTAAATTAAAAGAGATGGATTCTTCGGCTTCCGGCGTAAGCGCATCGACCCGCAATTCGTACAGAATAGAATATTACCGCAAATTCGCGCTGCCGTTCGGTTCGCTGTTTTTTGCATTTTTGGCTTTTCCGCTGGCGGCGCTCTTTGCCCGGCGCAACGGGCAAACGGTCGGTCTTATTATCGGCGTCATTATAGCCGTTCTCTATTGGGCGCTTATGATTTTGGGGCAGCAATTCGGCTTCCGCAACGGATTAAACGGATTTTGGGCAATGTGGCTTCCGAATATATTGGTTGCAGCCTTTGCGCTCGTGTTTTTTGTGCGATTGGTTCGCGAATGA
- the dut gene encoding dUTP diphosphatase, producing the protein MNGIHTDCADTGCVAVKCIVSEGASLPSYESSEAAGADVRACLKEPLCIPSGSWAAVPTGLFFEIPSGFEIQVRPRSGLAAKHGISLLNAPGTIDSDYRGEVKILLINHGKTDFTIRNGDRIAQLVVASVVQAKFCAAESLSETVRGSGGFGSTGV; encoded by the coding sequence ATGAACGGTATACATACGGATTGCGCCGATACGGGTTGTGTCGCGGTTAAATGTATCGTGTCCGAGGGAGCATCATTGCCGAGCTACGAAAGTTCGGAGGCTGCCGGCGCCGACGTGCGCGCATGCCTGAAAGAGCCGCTGTGCATTCCTTCCGGTTCGTGGGCGGCCGTTCCTACGGGACTTTTTTTTGAAATTCCTTCGGGCTTCGAAATTCAAGTAAGGCCGCGTTCAGGTCTTGCGGCAAAACACGGCATCTCCCTTTTAAATGCGCCGGGCACAATCGATTCGGATTACCGCGGCGAAGTAAAAATTCTTTTGATAAATCACGGCAAAACCGACTTTACGATCCGAAACGGCGACCGGATTGCCCAGCTCGTTGTCGCGAGTGTCGTACAGGCGAAGTTTTGCGCCGCCGAAAGTCTTTCCGAAACGGTGCGCGGTTCCGGCGGGTTCGGAAGCACGGGAGTATGA
- the trpS gene encoding tryptophan--tRNA ligase produces MADTYTAALERSKNLEKDIQINPKKYRVLTGDRPTGRLHIGHYFGSLQNRVRLAQLGIPTYIVIADYQVLTDHDAFGEIAQNTKQLTIDYLAAGIRPSDDVFIFPHSYVPEANQLMLPFLTLVSNAELSRNPTVKEEINSAGLKSVNAGMYTYPVHQACDILFCKATVVPVGKDQLPHLEMTRTIARRFNEKFCSGKSVFPEPEALLSKTPSILGLDGSQKMSKSRGNAVMLSASEDETASLIKKAKTDSERLITYDPEKRPEVANLLMLISLCTGEEPASIAGRIGEGGGGKLKALLTEALNETLRPLRAERKRLEADPAYIRSVLSDGAQKARAIAAATLEEVRSVMNMKI; encoded by the coding sequence ATGGCTGATACGTACACGGCGGCGCTTGAGCGCAGCAAAAATCTTGAAAAAGACATTCAAATCAATCCGAAAAAATACCGGGTGCTGACGGGCGACCGTCCTACCGGCAGGCTGCACATCGGGCACTATTTCGGCTCTTTGCAAAACCGGGTGCGCCTTGCGCAGTTGGGAATTCCGACCTACATTGTGATTGCCGACTATCAAGTGCTCACCGATCACGATGCTTTCGGCGAAATCGCGCAAAACACAAAGCAGCTGACAATCGATTATCTTGCGGCGGGCATTCGGCCTTCCGACGATGTGTTTATTTTCCCGCACAGCTATGTTCCCGAAGCGAACCAGCTGATGCTGCCGTTTTTAACGCTGGTCAGCAATGCGGAATTGAGCCGCAATCCGACGGTAAAAGAAGAAATCAATTCGGCGGGCTTAAAAAGCGTAAATGCCGGCATGTATACGTATCCGGTGCACCAAGCCTGCGATATTTTGTTTTGCAAGGCGACCGTCGTTCCGGTGGGAAAGGATCAGCTTCCGCATTTGGAAATGACGCGCACGATTGCACGCCGTTTTAACGAAAAATTCTGCAGCGGAAAAAGCGTTTTTCCCGAACCGGAAGCGCTTTTAAGCAAAACGCCGTCGATTTTGGGGTTGGACGGAAGTCAAAAAATGAGCAAAAGCCGCGGAAATGCGGTTATGCTTTCGGCAAGCGAAGACGAAACCGCTTCGCTCATCAAAAAAGCGAAAACCGATTCCGAGCGGCTCATTACCTATGATCCGGAAAAACGTCCCGAAGTCGCCAATTTGCTTATGCTTATATCGCTGTGCACGGGCGAAGAACCCGCCTCGATTGCGGGACGGATAGGCGAGGGCGGCGGCGGAAAATTAAAGGCCCTGCTGACCGAAGCCTTAAATGAAACGCTTCGTCCTTTGCGCGCCGAGCGAAAGCGACTTGAAGCCGATCCGGCATACATCCGCAGCGTGCTTTCGGACGGTGCGCAAAAAGCGCGTGCGATCGCCGCCGCCACATTGGAAGAAGTCCGCTCGGTTATGAACATGAAAATATAG
- a CDS encoding Mbeg1-like protein: MANIEDYILWRGDIPFAVSDFNEADALILCQLSYIDFDGIISENFKSGITIKEAAQKYARRYPKKDPENFGVFINPRSAQLLKAAGNSVRFSGIVLKGFVNEIDLKAEKQFSAVTAVLSPKKSCVVYRGTDDTLIGWKEDFNMAADDPVPSQQAALDYLEKACTHCRGKLYTAGHSKGGNLALYAPAFCSDKIFKRIETIFCFDGPGFNKDTCRRGDTARAFAKAQCFVPQSSVVGILLEYPKKHTIVQSDAANGVLQHDAFSWQFHGKEFATLSKRGDDSMFAENTVKTWLEGLDKKARKEFINTLFDAAGAAGALTLTDLKNRWVQTSAAALKKLHDTDSKTKERIFDILKLFIKSVQSNMPAIGDLLNAKSGQHEKSKNTGRKK; encoded by the coding sequence ATGGCCAATATTGAAGACTACATTTTATGGCGCGGCGACATTCCCTTTGCGGTTTCCGATTTTAACGAAGCGGACGCGCTTATTTTGTGCCAGCTGTCTTACATCGATTTTGACGGCATTATAAGCGAAAATTTCAAATCCGGCATAACGATAAAAGAAGCGGCGCAAAAATATGCGCGGCGCTACCCGAAAAAAGATCCGGAAAACTTCGGCGTTTTTATAAATCCCCGATCCGCGCAGCTTTTGAAAGCGGCCGGCAATTCGGTGCGTTTTTCGGGCATTGTACTCAAGGGTTTTGTAAACGAAATCGATTTAAAGGCCGAAAAACAATTTTCCGCTGTAACGGCGGTTCTTTCGCCGAAAAAAAGCTGCGTCGTCTACCGCGGAACCGACGATACGCTCATCGGCTGGAAAGAAGACTTCAATATGGCCGCAGACGATCCGGTTCCGTCGCAGCAGGCGGCTTTGGACTATTTGGAAAAAGCCTGCACACACTGCCGCGGCAAACTGTATACCGCCGGACACTCAAAAGGCGGCAACCTCGCCCTGTACGCGCCGGCATTTTGCTCGGATAAAATATTCAAACGCATAGAAACAATCTTTTGCTTTGACGGCCCGGGGTTTAACAAAGATACATGCCGGCGCGGCGATACGGCAAGGGCCTTTGCAAAGGCGCAGTGTTTTGTTCCGCAGTCGTCGGTAGTCGGCATATTGTTGGAGTATCCGAAAAAGCACACGATCGTGCAAAGCGATGCGGCAAACGGAGTACTTCAGCACGATGCTTTTTCGTGGCAGTTTCACGGTAAAGAATTTGCGACGCTGTCAAAGCGGGGCGACGACAGTATGTTTGCCGAAAACACCGTAAAAACCTGGCTCGAAGGGCTCGATAAAAAAGCGCGCAAAGAATTTATAAACACCCTCTTCGATGCGGCCGGAGCCGCCGGAGCGCTGACACTCACGGATTTAAAAAACCGCTGGGTGCAAACATCGGCCGCCGCATTAAAAAAACTCCACGATACCGATTCAAAAACAAAGGAACGGATTTTCGACATTCTCAAATTGTTCATAAAATCGGTGCAATCGAACATGCCCGCCATCGGCGATTTATTGAACGCCAAAAGCGGGCAACACGAAAAAAGCAAAAATACGGGAAGAAAAAAATAG
- a CDS encoding methyl-accepting chemotaxis protein, producing MKMRMRAALLLPLYLSFFAVLSSANAQNFTVKNGQIDLTRWNPSSDATLELKGEWGFFWEELLQTSKPAPDFVTVPDVWTAKSKNGKNYPSFGYATYTLKVLLPKDASNLALHIKQPMTAVKVFANGKELGEIGKVGKTKKSYTPAAKTRNFPLPYDSSELDIVIQVANFDYTRSGLYNTVQIGKNQALTASVLNSAVFDAILFGFAFALGIYHLILFLFRRKETSLFAFSLFVFTVALRMLATNSLIGSEVFGFSWYANIRIEYFTFAVVIVPVLFYLRVLYKDEVNKTVLLICTAECAVYALITLFTPASFFTSLLLYHQIVSLIEAVYVIGIIVLLIKRKRNGYAFILAGFFALIVSSVLDLLSGMMIIRFPTMLPIGLTVFLIVQSIALAWKSHIEQRNSEQTSAKLADYSEKLKLLFGEIKNAASDLTKGDAVLSSSMQKANESFDKISDYVDSVLNEISVQQETLGESEKTTGQLNEFLDGLNVQIAEQSSKSKNAVNNLSELVQNTKVLTEKFQLIEENFKNISDASEKGKTNLSKMAQIIDEITTGSSLLLETNALITQIAEQTNLLAMNAAIEAAHAGEAGKGFAVVAEEIRSLAEKSSEEADSTGKIIKKITEAIDDSASAAGVLEESFANITEKVNGFKTVLAEISNFFVQTNSQSASMEGSLKTVLAEMDALQNENDTLIDTRQRSARGFNRLTEATEKVNSEIDSMIKSITELIDTFEQTKTAQQGTRETVLRLKNLMSDNEAIQKESETPAV from the coding sequence ATGAAAATGCGCATGCGGGCGGCTTTACTGCTGCCTTTGTATCTGTCGTTTTTTGCCGTTCTTTCCTCGGCGAACGCACAGAATTTTACGGTCAAAAACGGGCAAATCGATTTAACAAGGTGGAATCCTTCTTCCGATGCAACCCTCGAATTAAAAGGCGAGTGGGGCTTTTTTTGGGAAGAGCTTTTGCAAACTTCAAAACCCGCGCCCGATTTTGTAACTGTGCCCGACGTTTGGACGGCAAAAAGCAAAAACGGAAAAAACTATCCGTCTTTCGGGTATGCGACATACACGCTTAAAGTGCTTTTGCCCAAGGATGCGTCGAATCTTGCACTGCATATAAAACAGCCCATGACCGCCGTAAAAGTTTTTGCAAACGGCAAAGAACTCGGAGAAATCGGCAAAGTCGGCAAAACGAAAAAATCCTATACGCCGGCTGCAAAAACGCGGAATTTTCCCCTGCCGTACGACAGCTCCGAACTTGATATCGTTATTCAGGTTGCGAATTTCGATTACACGAGGTCCGGTTTGTACAATACGGTGCAAATCGGTAAAAATCAGGCGCTTACAGCATCCGTTTTGAATTCGGCCGTTTTCGATGCGATTTTATTCGGCTTTGCTTTCGCGCTCGGCATCTACCATTTGATTTTATTTTTATTCCGCAGAAAAGAAACCAGTTTATTTGCGTTTTCTCTTTTCGTTTTTACCGTTGCGCTGCGCATGCTCGCAACCAATTCGTTAATCGGAAGCGAAGTGTTCGGCTTTTCGTGGTACGCGAATATCAGAATTGAATACTTTACCTTTGCGGTCGTGATTGTGCCCGTTTTGTTCTATCTGCGCGTTTTGTACAAAGATGAAGTCAATAAAACCGTCTTACTTATTTGTACGGCCGAATGCGCTGTGTACGCGCTGATTACGCTCTTTACGCCTGCGTCCTTTTTTACGTCGCTGCTTTTGTACCATCAAATAGTTTCGCTTATCGAAGCGGTGTATGTGATTGGAATCATCGTTCTTTTGATAAAACGAAAAAGAAACGGGTACGCTTTTATTCTTGCGGGCTTTTTTGCCCTGATTGTTTCGAGCGTTTTGGATTTGCTTTCCGGCATGATGATCATCCGCTTTCCGACGATGCTGCCTATCGGTTTGACCGTATTTTTAATCGTGCAATCGATCGCGCTCGCGTGGAAATCGCATATTGAACAGCGGAACAGCGAACAAACGAGCGCCAAACTCGCCGATTATTCGGAAAAATTAAAACTGCTGTTCGGCGAAATAAAGAATGCCGCATCCGATTTAACCAAGGGCGATGCCGTGCTCAGTTCGTCCATGCAAAAAGCGAATGAATCGTTCGATAAAATATCGGACTATGTGGATTCGGTTTTGAACGAGATTTCGGTGCAGCAGGAAACGCTCGGCGAAAGCGAAAAAACGACCGGACAGCTGAACGAATTTTTGGACGGCTTGAATGTGCAGATTGCCGAACAAAGTTCGAAGTCGAAAAATGCGGTAAATAATTTGTCCGAATTGGTACAAAATACCAAGGTTCTGACCGAAAAATTCCAACTGATCGAAGAGAATTTTAAAAACATTTCGGATGCAAGCGAAAAGGGTAAAACGAATTTGAGCAAGATGGCGCAAATTATCGACGAAATAACGACCGGCTCGTCTTTGCTGCTTGAAACGAACGCGCTGATAACGCAGATAGCCGAACAAACGAACCTTTTGGCGATGAACGCGGCCATCGAAGCCGCTCACGCGGGCGAAGCGGGAAAAGGTTTTGCCGTCGTCGCCGAAGAGATTCGCAGTTTAGCGGAAAAATCTTCCGAAGAAGCCGATTCTACGGGCAAAATCATCAAAAAAATTACCGAAGCGATCGACGATTCCGCGTCGGCCGCCGGTGTTTTGGAAGAAAGCTTTGCGAACATAACCGAAAAGGTCAACGGTTTTAAAACCGTGCTTGCCGAAATATCGAATTTTTTCGTTCAGACAAATTCGCAAAGCGCAAGTATGGAAGGCTCGCTTAAAACCGTTTTGGCCGAAATGGATGCGCTGCAAAACGAAAACGATACGCTGATCGATACCCGTCAAAGATCGGCACGGGGCTTTAACCGCTTGACCGAAGCGACGGAAAAGGTAAACTCCGAAATCGATTCGATGATTAAAAGCATAACCGAACTTATCGATACGTTTGAGCAAACAAAAACCGCTCAGCAGGGAACGCGGGAAACGGTTTTGCGCTTAAAGAATTTAATGTCGGATAACGAAGCCATACAAAAAGAATCGGAAACACCGGCTGTATAA